From a single bacterium genomic region:
- a CDS encoding glycosyltransferase family 2 protein: MRDYAPSEPDFISVVIPAYNEEKAIVPVIEAVRAVMDQTGREYEILVVDDKSRDRTPDLAEKAGVRVIRHMVNQGSGASRRTGIINARGEIIVMLDADGTYEPKTIPKMLSYMPRYDQVNGARTSERGTYRALRFMAKWFIRQLAIYISGHHIPDLNTGLKAFKRDVMLRYLWVMPDGFSCVTSMTLAFLTNGHPVKYVSTPYYKRIGKSKFHPVADSSKYITTILRIMTFFRPLRVYMPLAAGMILLGIVKGIFDLLVLSGHTLQESDIILICVGVLLGGVGLLAELIVTQRKA, encoded by the coding sequence ATGCGCGACTACGCCCCTTCAGAACCCGATTTCATCTCCGTGGTGATTCCCGCCTACAACGAGGAGAAGGCCATTGTTCCGGTAATCGAAGCGGTGCGCGCCGTGATGGATCAGACGGGGCGCGAGTACGAGATCCTGGTCGTCGATGATAAATCGCGCGACAGAACGCCGGACCTGGCGGAGAAGGCCGGTGTGCGCGTGATTCGCCACATGGTGAATCAGGGCAGCGGCGCCAGCCGGCGAACAGGCATCATCAATGCTCGCGGCGAGATCATCGTGATGTTGGATGCGGATGGAACGTACGAACCAAAAACGATCCCAAAGATGTTATCCTATATGCCGCGCTACGATCAGGTGAATGGCGCGCGTACGAGCGAACGCGGCACGTACCGGGCGTTGCGTTTCATGGCGAAGTGGTTCATCCGCCAGCTCGCGATCTATATCTCGGGCCATCATATTCCGGACTTGAATACGGGCCTGAAAGCATTCAAGCGAGATGTGATGCTCCGCTATCTCTGGGTCATGCCGGACGGTTTCTCGTGCGTGACAAGCATGACGCTCGCCTTCCTGACGAACGGCCATCCCGTGAAGTACGTGTCGACACCATATTACAAGCGAATCGGGAAGTCGAAGTTCCACCCCGTAGCCGACAGCAGCAAGTACATCACGACGATCCTCCGCATCATGACGTTCTTCCGTCCGCTGCGGGTTTACATGCCGCTGGCCGCGGGGATGATTCTCCTCGGAATCGTGAAGGGGATCTTCGATCTGCTGGTGCTCTCGGGTCACACGCTGCAGGAGTCGGACATTATTCTGATTTGCGTGGGCGTCCTTCTTGGCGGCGTTGGTTTGCTAGCGGAATTAATCGTCACGCAGCGCAAGGCCTGA
- a CDS encoding DUF1440 domain-containing protein yields MPNGHHWHLIVNHFPIFGLFFAMLLSVAAIIWPRVKEVRRIVFGVLILVAIGTIPAFLTGEPAEHEVEELKGLGVSLQMMHKHEETAELAFILIMVVGGFGVIGFIAAEKKEQYTRHILAALLLGQLIAFGFTGLASNQGGEIRRPELRKESKAAIDTLKAVEHDILNHEEDD; encoded by the coding sequence ATGCCCAACGGACACCACTGGCACCTGATAGTTAATCATTTCCCGATCTTCGGTCTATTCTTCGCGATGCTCCTCTCCGTTGCGGCGATAATCTGGCCCCGCGTCAAGGAAGTCCGCCGGATCGTTTTCGGGGTTTTGATCCTCGTCGCAATCGGTACGATTCCCGCCTTCCTGACCGGCGAGCCGGCCGAGCACGAGGTTGAGGAACTGAAGGGCCTCGGCGTTTCGCTCCAGATGATGCACAAACACGAGGAAACGGCTGAACTCGCTTTCATTTTGATCATGGTTGTGGGGGGATTTGGAGTTATCGGTTTCATCGCTGCTGAGAAGAAGGAGCAGTATACGCGACATATATTAGCAGCGCTGCTGCTCGGTCAACTCATCGCCTTCGGCTTCACGGGGCTGGCTTCCAACCAGGGCGGAGAGATTCGTCGTCCCGAATTGCGCAAGGAATCCAAGGCGGCGATCGACACTCTGAAGGCTGTCGAGCACGACATTCTGAATCACGAAGAGGACGATTAG
- a CDS encoding glycosyltransferase family 39 protein — MTTEPMTLPPVPRWLLVLAGILLFAYAPYAMLRGLDPDEVQMTAAAYAVAHGQQLYTQVWDNHGPLVAEGIAVLIRLFDPDSYEFLYVLRGVMLALMSAGFVFFWRTSRHVFAEESRLPIIALILFAASPALFEKSWEIRGDNPMNILWIASLMCWFAAWRKEKYILWLLSGALVGACFFFSLKTLFLGFSAGLMFIAAMIFRRKLMVVPLALYGAGSMITPAIMSIGFKISGNGAAFIEQFVGKNMDRARPPIFEGFDEFTDLSTIWAYATLLVLGWTAYRIARRKAPAEIAILWPAAAFLVFQYMFLMPTFHYQSLLVVAAPIALLSAWALCDVADSIARSNLPITRREPIIVTGLVLAVIAMMDTERKAELILPNEIALGNSWQEVIPKNTTVFDGYGHPLFRPHPFEYKAFVTTLRDRYEAGDLPIDVPRGLERENVLYVVYDKRVRKLGADVVLALRASMVPLKTPGLLAAGKVVERGDAEEVEVVIPREAEYYFGSAENGDAVEWLLVNGDPVTAPGPVFLKADRVMLDWDGDGPLLLCVAKPDEWNRKGAIISATEDLPDPGDEKATRTIWPEYFEY, encoded by the coding sequence ATGACAACCGAACCAATGACATTACCCCCGGTTCCCCGCTGGCTGCTTGTTCTGGCGGGGATTCTCCTATTTGCCTACGCGCCGTATGCGATGTTGCGCGGTCTGGATCCCGACGAGGTCCAGATGACCGCTGCGGCGTACGCGGTGGCGCACGGACAGCAGCTTTACACACAGGTCTGGGACAATCACGGTCCGCTTGTCGCGGAGGGAATTGCGGTCCTTATTCGCCTTTTCGATCCTGATTCCTACGAGTTCCTATACGTGCTCCGCGGAGTCATGTTGGCGCTTATGTCCGCCGGGTTTGTCTTCTTCTGGCGGACAAGTCGGCATGTATTTGCCGAAGAATCGCGACTGCCGATCATCGCACTGATTCTCTTCGCGGCTTCACCTGCCCTGTTTGAGAAGAGTTGGGAAATCCGCGGCGACAACCCGATGAACATACTCTGGATCGCCAGCCTGATGTGTTGGTTCGCTGCTTGGCGGAAAGAGAAATACATCCTCTGGCTGCTTTCGGGCGCCTTGGTCGGTGCCTGTTTCTTCTTCAGTTTGAAGACCCTGTTTCTCGGATTCTCAGCCGGGTTGATGTTCATTGCGGCAATGATCTTCCGGCGGAAACTCATGGTGGTTCCGCTGGCGCTGTATGGCGCCGGTTCGATGATTACCCCGGCCATCATGTCGATCGGGTTCAAGATATCCGGAAACGGCGCTGCATTCATCGAGCAGTTCGTCGGCAAGAACATGGATCGCGCCCGCCCCCCGATCTTCGAAGGCTTCGACGAGTTCACCGACCTCTCGACGATTTGGGCGTACGCAACGCTGCTTGTTCTCGGATGGACGGCCTATCGCATTGCGCGTCGCAAAGCACCGGCCGAGATTGCGATTCTATGGCCGGCCGCTGCATTCCTCGTATTCCAGTACATGTTTCTCATGCCGACTTTTCACTACCAGAGCCTCCTTGTGGTTGCCGCGCCGATTGCGTTGTTGTCCGCATGGGCGTTGTGCGATGTCGCGGATTCCATTGCTCGGAGCAACCTCCCCATCACTCGGCGTGAGCCCATCATCGTGACAGGCCTGGTATTGGCCGTGATTGCAATGATGGATACTGAACGGAAGGCGGAACTGATACTTCCGAACGAGATCGCCTTAGGTAATTCGTGGCAGGAAGTTATTCCCAAAAACACGACCGTATTCGACGGATACGGTCATCCGTTGTTTCGCCCTCACCCTTTCGAATACAAGGCGTTCGTGACGACTCTGCGCGATCGATATGAAGCGGGCGACCTGCCCATCGATGTTCCACGGGGCCTTGAGCGTGAGAATGTCCTGTACGTGGTCTACGACAAGCGCGTTCGCAAGTTGGGTGCGGATGTCGTACTGGCGCTGAGAGCCTCCATGGTCCCGCTGAAGACCCCCGGTCTTCTGGCGGCTGGCAAGGTTGTTGAGCGAGGTGATGCAGAAGAAGTCGAGGTCGTGATCCCCCGGGAAGCGGAATACTACTTCGGCTCTGCCGAAAATGGGGACGCAGTTGAGTGGCTCTTGGTCAATGGTGATCCAGTAACGGCTCCGGGGCCAGTGTTCTTGAAGGCGGACCGCGTCATGTTGGATTGGGATGGAGATGGGCCTTTACTCTTATGTGTCGCCAAGCCGGATGAATGGAATCGCAAGGGAGCAATCATTTCGGCGACAGAGGATCTCCCAGATCCTGGCGATGAGAAAGCCACTCGTACGATCTGGCCAGAGTATTTTGAGTATTGA
- the recR gene encoding recombination mediator RecR, producing MSPLPKALEVAIAELGKLPGIGRRSAERMAFALLQAEKAQVAELSDALVRLREEIGTCPTCGYFTDAGECPICSDRGRDRTALCVVERDLDVVAIERAGGFRGMYHVLGGVLSPLKGVTPEDLNIDMLFRRLDGGEFREVILATSPSVEGDATALYLSNLLADRALSVTRIGRGVPMGGSLDLSDAGTLRLALEGRRTID from the coding sequence ATGTCGCCTTTACCGAAAGCCCTTGAAGTCGCCATCGCGGAGCTCGGCAAACTGCCCGGCATCGGTCGTCGCAGCGCCGAGCGGATGGCCTTTGCGCTGCTCCAGGCCGAAAAGGCCCAGGTTGCCGAGTTGTCCGATGCTCTCGTTCGCTTGCGCGAGGAGATCGGTACGTGCCCGACTTGCGGCTACTTCACGGACGCGGGGGAGTGCCCGATCTGCTCCGATCGCGGGCGTGATCGAACGGCGCTCTGCGTCGTCGAGCGCGATCTCGACGTCGTGGCGATCGAGCGGGCTGGCGGTTTTCGCGGTATGTACCACGTCTTGGGCGGCGTGCTGTCGCCGTTGAAGGGTGTTACGCCTGAAGACTTGAATATCGATATGCTGTTTCGCCGTCTGGATGGAGGGGAGTTCCGCGAGGTGATCCTGGCGACCAGCCCGAGCGTCGAAGGCGACGCGACGGCCCTCTACCTGTCCAACCTACTCGCGGATCGCGCTCTTTCGGTCACTCGGATCGGTCGCGGCGTGCCCATGGGCGGTTCGTTGGACCTGAGCGACGCAGGCACACTGCGCCTCGCACTCGAAGGACGACGAACCATAGACTAG
- a CDS encoding YbaB/EbfC family nucleoid-associated protein encodes MIRKLQSDLNTRVEKMHEDLENETVEGSAGGGVVKVTVSGTREVRAVQIGPEAIDPDDPEMLQDLVMAAVNQGLDAAKKLHEERVSAITGGMRFPGLI; translated from the coding sequence ATGATCCGGAAGCTGCAGAGCGACCTGAATACTCGCGTCGAGAAGATGCATGAAGATCTCGAGAACGAGACCGTTGAAGGAAGCGCGGGCGGTGGTGTCGTGAAGGTAACCGTCAGCGGGACGCGCGAAGTCCGCGCCGTCCAGATCGGTCCCGAGGCGATCGACCCGGACGACCCCGAGATGCTGCAGGACCTTGTGATGGCTGCAGTTAACCAGGGGTTGGACGCCGCCAAGAAGCTCCACGAGGAGCGTGTCTCGGCGATCACTGGCGGCATGCGTTTCCCGGGCCTGATCTGA
- a CDS encoding glycosyltransferase family 2 protein has product MTSCRLSIIIPVYDRIDRLRTCLETLGRQEFDAPAEVIVACDGGPPEMRSTAEEWKGPWSLEWLQTDKGGPARARNAAVEIAKGEVILFLNDDVRLEPGFLQVHDRRHREDPGHAVFGNSRWAPEVIINDFMHWVAHHDSFYYLIPPNGEADWVYFHTLNASIHRKWFDEGHLFDVNFPYPAYEDNEYAYRLQKIGLRILYAADAFLYHHHLFEPKQYSAKSWERGASARCFVEKYPELRDMILGEYLGVAERMRYRLRISDALRRPDGPDEWHARFAMAYLAGYRDEPIPKLAMRFRD; this is encoded by the coding sequence ATGACATCCTGTCGCCTCTCGATCATTATTCCTGTCTACGATCGCATCGATCGATTGCGAACCTGCCTGGAAACGCTCGGGCGCCAGGAATTCGACGCGCCGGCAGAAGTGATCGTCGCCTGTGACGGCGGTCCGCCGGAAATGCGCTCGACAGCCGAGGAGTGGAAGGGGCCCTGGTCGCTCGAGTGGCTTCAAACCGACAAGGGCGGACCGGCTCGAGCACGCAATGCCGCTGTCGAGATTGCAAAGGGCGAGGTCATCCTGTTCCTGAACGACGATGTGCGGCTGGAGCCCGGCTTCCTTCAGGTCCACGATCGCCGTCATCGCGAAGATCCCGGTCACGCCGTCTTTGGCAACTCCCGGTGGGCACCGGAGGTCATCATCAACGACTTCATGCACTGGGTGGCGCACCACGATTCATTCTACTACCTGATCCCCCCAAACGGCGAAGCGGACTGGGTGTATTTCCATACGCTGAACGCATCGATCCACCGGAAGTGGTTCGACGAGGGACACCTCTTCGACGTCAACTTCCCCTACCCCGCCTACGAGGACAACGAGTACGCCTATCGGCTGCAGAAGATCGGACTGCGGATTTTGTACGCCGCGGATGCGTTCCTGTATCACCACCACTTGTTCGAGCCGAAACAGTACTCTGCGAAATCCTGGGAGCGCGGCGCGAGCGCACGGTGTTTCGTCGAGAAGTACCCGGAATTGCGCGACATGATCCTCGGGGAGTACCTGGGCGTGGCTGAGAGGATGCGCTATCGGCTGCGAATCAGCGATGCGCTGCGCCGCCCGGACGGTCCTGACGAATGGCATGCGCGATTCGCCATGGCCTACCTGGCGGGCTATCGCGATGAGCCAATTCCGAAGCTGGCAATGCGATTCAGGGATTAG
- a CDS encoding 3-deoxy-D-manno-octulosonic acid transferase, whose product MNHFDLAYLAALPVLAPVVTYKRMRYGKYRESLPGMLGKRLPSPPFSPAGVERCWLHSVSVGETIAAGSIYKSLRHRELGWDFLATTTTETGQAQAKRTLEGAEAFAYAPADFSWTVRAFLDAYNPSLYCLFETEIWPNLLSQCGQRGIPVYLINGKVSDRSAERYARARALFRGPLSSIHRFFMQTEKDAERMARILGSDELVRVFGNVKFDALPTPLTVDERADIRGRWGAGEDTIVILAGSTHPGEEEIVLEAYRRARLTNPNALLVLAPRHPERFSPVAELLTRADMRVHRTSTGPNPGDADVVLLDEMGVLARSFGAAEIALVAGSWCPVGGHNLLEAGVHGIPVLRGPDMHSQPDIVRVLGPEQGAPEVSAEDLGDWLIRLCRDADERERLGQLAAKASNSNRGAAGKVVDAMLEDLAKSRR is encoded by the coding sequence ATGAATCACTTCGACCTTGCCTATCTTGCGGCACTTCCGGTTCTTGCGCCGGTCGTGACCTACAAGCGGATGCGCTACGGCAAGTATCGCGAGAGCCTGCCGGGGATGCTTGGCAAGCGCCTTCCGTCGCCGCCGTTCTCGCCGGCCGGCGTGGAGCGCTGCTGGCTGCACAGCGTCTCCGTTGGCGAAACGATTGCCGCCGGCAGCATCTACAAATCTCTGCGGCATCGTGAGCTTGGCTGGGATTTCCTGGCGACAACAACGACTGAAACAGGCCAGGCACAAGCGAAGCGCACGCTCGAAGGAGCAGAAGCCTTTGCGTATGCTCCGGCGGATTTTTCCTGGACGGTTCGCGCATTTCTCGACGCCTACAATCCGTCGCTCTATTGCCTGTTCGAGACGGAGATTTGGCCGAATCTTCTGAGCCAGTGCGGGCAGCGCGGCATTCCCGTGTACCTGATCAACGGCAAGGTCAGCGATCGCAGCGCCGAGCGCTACGCTCGCGCCAGAGCGCTCTTCCGCGGGCCGCTCTCGAGCATCCATCGCTTTTTCATGCAAACCGAGAAGGACGCCGAACGCATGGCGCGCATCCTGGGATCGGACGAACTGGTTCGCGTCTTCGGCAACGTGAAGTTCGATGCGCTGCCGACTCCGCTGACCGTCGACGAACGCGCCGACATCCGCGGCCGTTGGGGTGCAGGCGAGGACACGATCGTCATTCTGGCCGGCAGCACACACCCCGGTGAGGAGGAGATCGTTCTCGAAGCTTACCGGCGTGCGCGGCTGACGAACCCGAACGCGCTGCTCGTTCTGGCGCCAAGACATCCGGAACGCTTCAGCCCCGTGGCCGAGTTGCTCACCCGGGCGGACATGCGCGTTCATCGAACCAGCACCGGGCCGAATCCGGGTGATGCAGACGTGGTGCTGCTGGACGAAATGGGAGTGCTTGCCCGCAGCTTCGGCGCCGCGGAGATTGCGCTGGTTGCCGGCAGTTGGTGCCCCGTTGGCGGGCACAACTTGCTCGAGGCCGGCGTCCATGGGATCCCTGTCCTGCGCGGTCCCGATATGCACAGTCAGCCCGACATCGTGCGCGTTCTGGGGCCGGAACAGGGCGCGCCTGAGGTCTCCGCCGAGGATCTCGGCGATTGGCTGATTCGCCTGTGCCGCGACGCGGATGAACGCGAACGCCTGGGGCAGCTTGCGGCCAAGGCCTCGAACTCGAATCGAGGCGCCGCCGGCAAGGTCGTAGATGCTATGCTGGAAGATCTGGCGAAGTCCCGCCGCTAA